One Roseimaritima multifibrata DNA window includes the following coding sequences:
- a CDS encoding DUF1598 domain-containing protein: MKPQTNRSGFRHLFSARNVLVAVATLGFSTLLYGGGNNRQSAVGGVSIDASGLVRAAAPGEQADFLNQLRAEVRKPEGALVEACDLRMVSLAKLQAAIRESKQKGERLPDDIRYLAGLLRVEYVFVYPDQQDIVIAGPAEPWIVRDDATVVGAQSGQPTLHLEDLMTAMESVELARTAGISCSIEPTAEGRQRLNALMRRIRSRPQPDPRQFEPAMRAAFGPQTVKLTGIPGDSRYARVLVAADFEMKRLAMDLVESPIPNFPSYMQMARNQNQSASSNPRWWMTTDYDALERTEDRLAWRISGQGVKTMTEIDRLKEDGQVEQTGRVDKTAQKWADRMTEKFGELASRKAVFGDLRNLMDLSVVATLITQERLAEISGCSLDGLNGTEPVVERATFQVPKAIEPQSSFVRGTKGWVVSTSGGVSVNAFEIVESQKIAANLEQVHQKSSRKASESWWWN, from the coding sequence ATGAAACCGCAAACCAACCGGTCTGGTTTCCGCCATTTGTTCTCTGCTCGAAATGTCCTGGTCGCCGTGGCGACGCTGGGTTTTTCAACATTGCTTTACGGTGGAGGCAATAATCGACAAAGTGCTGTCGGGGGGGTCTCGATTGACGCGTCCGGTTTGGTGCGTGCCGCAGCACCCGGAGAGCAGGCTGATTTTCTAAATCAGCTTCGCGCCGAAGTGCGAAAGCCGGAAGGGGCTCTTGTCGAAGCCTGTGATCTGCGAATGGTCTCGCTGGCGAAACTGCAAGCAGCCATCCGGGAATCCAAACAGAAAGGGGAGCGTCTGCCGGATGACATCCGATATTTGGCCGGCTTGCTACGCGTTGAATATGTGTTCGTCTATCCCGATCAGCAAGACATTGTTATCGCAGGACCTGCCGAGCCTTGGATCGTTCGAGATGATGCGACCGTCGTGGGCGCCCAAAGCGGCCAGCCAACGTTGCATCTGGAAGATTTGATGACCGCGATGGAATCGGTCGAATTGGCAAGAACCGCTGGAATTAGCTGCTCGATCGAACCGACCGCGGAAGGACGCCAGCGTTTGAACGCTTTGATGCGTCGAATTCGCTCACGGCCGCAACCCGACCCACGCCAGTTTGAACCAGCCATGCGAGCCGCTTTCGGGCCTCAAACGGTCAAGCTGACAGGGATCCCAGGCGACAGCCGATATGCCCGCGTCTTGGTGGCTGCCGACTTCGAAATGAAACGTCTGGCGATGGACTTGGTCGAATCTCCGATCCCAAATTTCCCCAGCTACATGCAGATGGCAAGAAATCAAAATCAATCGGCTTCCAGCAACCCGCGTTGGTGGATGACCACCGACTACGATGCCCTGGAAAGAACCGAAGATCGTTTGGCTTGGCGAATTTCAGGACAAGGGGTCAAAACGATGACCGAAATCGATCGTCTGAAGGAAGATGGACAAGTCGAACAGACCGGTCGAGTGGACAAGACGGCTCAGAAGTGGGCTGATCGTATGACCGAAAAATTCGGTGAACTTGCCAGTCGAAAAGCTGTCTTCGGTGACCTGCGAAACCTCATGGACCTGAGCGTCGTCGCAACGCTGATCACGCAAGAACGCTTGGCAGAAATCAGCGGTTGCTCACTGGACGGTTTAAACGGAACCGAACCGGTCGTCGAACGAGCTACTTTCCAAGTTCCCAAAGCGATCGAGCCACAATCCAGCTTTGTACGTGGAACCAAAGGCTGGGTCGTCAGCACCTCCGGCGGAGTCAGTGTCAACGCATTCGAAATCGTCGAAAGCCAGAAAATCGCCGCGAACCTAGAGCAAGTTCACCAGAAATCAAGCCGGAAGGCGAGTGAGAGCTGGTGGTGGAATTAG
- a CDS encoding sigma 54-interacting transcriptional regulator, whose protein sequence is MSATEKTSPPRPSAYLVIRQGGRWTDVLRLRPGRRVLIGRASTSQIVIHSDRCSRQHSEIFPVQEGEFWVVRDLSSRNGTLVNSQAISEDHVLSEGETIEVAGCQMTFVHRISDAFDTGTGPARAPTASGDEQQTSGGEEATITHRRDSSAYLEPLEKTGDRQSAGPSGKISGSPTSLPPDPTVGRELFRLAFDLARCDSPETAASTALQGIANHLGVGSGAVLLEASPDQASDKPNVLAIDPGKLTVIATHQQGERSYHRLSDLLAATVLRENEAVLARNLRDDASLATPDSQGQLSTTSTVCSPIRGSAGPIGVLHIYSDGKQRDLTPLDLEFIVAAGESLSLALRNLRREADLTVTLTKTRRRVDQLKEQLADTTKIIGKSPAIADVKEKIRRAAPTMATVLVRGESGTGKELVAAAIHNASDRADGPFICLNCAALSSTLLESELFGHEKGAFTGATDRKRGKFEAADGGTLMLDEVGEMSPEIQAKFLRVLEGHPFERVGGNQPINADVRVVAATNRDLEQAVRDKKFRADLYFRLHVVDIVVPPLRVRGTDIIKLADFFLTRFTHQMGRRVDGFTKAAQQRLAQYAWPGNVRELKNVIERAVVLSADTEIDAHDLLLTNIELTPSDDPSETSPPHFTEGSLDSLEELEKKHIVRVLQSTGGNKSRASAILGIERSTLDRKIRRHELTPERWMG, encoded by the coding sequence TTGTCAGCCACCGAAAAAACATCTCCACCACGTCCTTCAGCATACCTTGTAATCCGCCAAGGCGGACGCTGGACCGATGTCCTCCGTCTGCGTCCTGGCCGTCGAGTGCTGATTGGACGGGCAAGCACCAGCCAAATCGTGATTCACAGCGATCGCTGCAGCCGGCAACATTCCGAAATTTTTCCTGTTCAAGAAGGCGAATTCTGGGTCGTTCGTGACCTTAGCAGCCGAAACGGGACTTTGGTCAATAGCCAAGCGATTAGCGAAGACCACGTGCTCAGCGAAGGCGAGACGATCGAAGTCGCCGGCTGCCAAATGACCTTTGTGCACCGAATTTCCGACGCATTTGATACCGGAACCGGTCCCGCTCGGGCCCCCACCGCCAGCGGCGATGAGCAACAGACCAGCGGCGGCGAGGAAGCGACGATCACTCATCGCCGCGACAGCAGCGCCTACCTGGAACCGCTGGAGAAAACGGGGGACCGGCAATCCGCTGGCCCCAGTGGCAAGATCAGCGGCAGCCCAACAAGCCTCCCTCCGGACCCGACGGTCGGTCGCGAACTATTTCGCTTGGCCTTTGACTTGGCTCGCTGCGATTCGCCCGAAACGGCCGCCAGTACCGCCTTGCAAGGGATCGCCAACCATCTGGGCGTCGGCAGTGGCGCCGTCCTGCTGGAAGCTTCGCCTGATCAAGCTTCAGACAAACCAAACGTTTTGGCAATCGATCCCGGCAAATTAACGGTCATCGCGACTCATCAGCAGGGCGAACGCTCCTACCACCGTCTGTCCGACCTTTTGGCAGCAACCGTCCTGCGGGAAAATGAAGCCGTCCTGGCAAGAAACCTCCGCGATGATGCCTCGCTGGCGACCCCCGACAGCCAGGGCCAATTGTCGACGACCAGCACCGTCTGCTCTCCGATTCGAGGCTCCGCAGGCCCGATCGGAGTCCTCCACATTTACTCCGACGGCAAACAACGCGACCTGACTCCGCTGGACTTAGAATTCATTGTGGCCGCCGGCGAAAGCCTTTCGCTCGCTTTACGGAATCTCCGCAGAGAGGCAGACCTAACGGTCACCCTGACTAAAACTCGGCGTCGAGTTGACCAGTTAAAAGAACAGCTGGCCGACACGACAAAAATTATCGGCAAAAGTCCCGCGATCGCCGATGTGAAGGAAAAAATTCGTCGAGCCGCTCCGACGATGGCGACCGTCCTGGTCCGCGGCGAAAGTGGAACAGGAAAAGAATTGGTCGCCGCCGCCATCCACAACGCAAGCGACCGCGCCGACGGACCATTTATCTGCCTAAATTGTGCGGCCCTTTCCTCGACACTGCTGGAAAGTGAGCTGTTTGGCCACGAAAAAGGAGCTTTTACAGGGGCAACGGACCGCAAACGGGGAAAATTCGAAGCGGCCGACGGGGGGACATTAATGCTGGATGAAGTGGGCGAAATGAGCCCCGAAATCCAAGCAAAATTCCTGCGCGTCCTCGAGGGACACCCGTTCGAAAGAGTCGGCGGCAATCAACCGATTAACGCAGACGTCCGCGTTGTTGCCGCGACAAACCGTGACTTGGAACAAGCCGTGCGCGACAAAAAATTTCGCGCCGACCTTTATTTTCGCCTCCACGTCGTCGATATCGTCGTCCCCCCGCTACGAGTGCGAGGCACGGACATTATCAAGCTTGCCGATTTCTTCCTCACACGATTTACCCACCAAATGGGACGCCGCGTCGATGGATTTACCAAAGCGGCCCAGCAACGTTTGGCACAATACGCCTGGCCTGGGAACGTTCGCGAACTGAAAAATGTGATCGAACGGGCGGTCGTCCTCTCGGCCGATACCGAAATCGATGCCCACGATCTGCTGCTGACCAACATCGAACTAACCCCATCGGACGATCCCTCCGAAACCTCTCCACCCCACTTCACCGAGGGAAGCCTGGACTCCCTTGAAGAGTTAGAGAAAAAGCACATCGTTCGAGTCCTCCAGTCGACCGGCGGCAACAAAAGCCGGGCCTCAGCGATTCTTGGAATCGAGCGGAGCACTTTGGATCGTAAGATTCGGCGGCATGAATTGACGCCGGAGCGGTGGATGGGGTGA